ATTTATTACAAAAAAAGAGGTTATAGCAAGACTGCTGCATTAAAAAAAGGTTTTAGTAGAGCAAGCAAAAAATACAATTTATCTAAAGATATTCAAAATGCTATTTTAGATATTGCTGGAGTCTCAACTGTTATAGGAGCTTGCAAGCCATCATAAGCAAAACCCCGGTCTTTTTGGATCGGGGTTCTTACGTCCAGAAATCGTCTAAATCAACGTTGTAGCCTTCTTTTCTAAGTGACTTTATTATCTTATTAGCGTTTCTAACCGTTGGATTATAGTCCTTTTCAATGGATAGGCGACTTACAACACTCCGACTCACTCCGCTAATCTTACTGATCTCCTGTTGTTGGATTGAATTTTTATCAAGAAACTTTCCGAATTTAGACCGCTGCCTTTTAAAACTTAGTACCATTGTTCTCTCTCCCATATTGATATTTATAGCTTCATTGTTGACGAGAAATACATTTTTTAAACCGTTTAGATGTTTTATCTCGTATATGGGAATAATCCCTTAAATGGGATCATACAAATAGGTTAAGAGATAATAAGACAAGCACGAATAATGTATGAAAAATGCGAATAGTAATAGGTTATACATATAGACAAGGAGTGCCATTAGACATGAGCCTATAAGCACTCCTTTGCAATTGTTATGAAAAAAGGGGAAAAATTTCTTTGGAAATTTCCTCTTTTTTTTTGTTTTTTTTTATTATATAATCAAAAAGCAAAAAATAAACATCAGTGGAGGAAAATTCAATGTTAAAAAAAGTTAAAAAAGTCACGCAACTTGCATTGGTGAGTGCAACAGTGTTTGCAGCATCAATAGTTGGAGGAAATGTAGAGACCGTACAAGCAGCAAAAACAGTGCATAAGGCAAATAGTTATGAGTACATCGAAACAAATGATTTTCGTGTTATTAAGACACATGCAAGTAATATCAAAGCTCTAAAGATTGATACACCACTTATTAATACAAGATACTTCGGTATAAACGGAGGACTTTTTAATTTTCCTGAGGAAGAAAATGGATACAAATCTTCTGCATCAAACATTTTTTGGGAGAAAAGTCAGGTTGGAAAACCATATACGCTAAATGAAAGAAATACTGGTAATAATTATCGTGGAACCCTTGTTACTTTTAAGGATCCAATTGAGGGTACAAAAGCAGTTATTAAGAGTTATAGAAATACAAGTGAAGTTAAAGCTGACTTAGGTGCCAACTTAGATTATCGAAATATGCTTGGTGGAGGGAATTTATACTTAAAAAATCCACAATCTGTTTTTGATGCTGGGTTCAATGCAGAAGGATGGGACTCGAGATATCATCATCCAAGATATACAGGAGCAACTAGAACTGGTATTGGTTTGAAATATGAAAATGGTAAATCCTATCTCTATCT
This region of Bacillus carboniphilus genomic DNA includes:
- a CDS encoding helix-turn-helix domain-containing protein, giving the protein MVLSFKRQRSKFGKFLDKNSIQQQEISKISGVSRSVVSRLSIEKDYNPTVRNANKIIKSLRKEGYNVDLDDFWT
- a CDS encoding phosphodiester glycosidase family protein, coding for MLKKVKKVTQLALVSATVFAASIVGGNVETVQAAKTVHKANSYEYIETNDFRVIKTHASNIKALKIDTPLINTRYFGINGGLFNFPEEENGYKSSASNIFWEKSQVGKPYTLNERNTGNNYRGTLVTFKDPIEGTKAVIKSYRNTSEVKADLGANLDYRNMLGGGNLYLKNPQSVFDAGFNAEGWDSRYHHPRYTGATRTGIGLKYENGKSYLYLMVSKYDTSLYNLRNTMINLGCNEGIWLDGGISSQMRVNNGSGIFEFAQKYEGQYRSIHHAVTLINTH